The Candidatus Moraniibacteriota bacterium genome has a segment encoding these proteins:
- a CDS encoding phosphatase PAP2 family protein, which translates to MHEFEKKIVKILNQHKSKTLDLLSSIISNVPLLITVWVVIGIFLIIRDSFIGLFVCFGLAIVFIIHFIISEGIFKWGVKKFLFERVRPYKAYPEEIRAIGKKFMDASFPSSHMASLVGGLMVLTYFYKSTFPFAVISVLVMGWSRIRNGMHYPSDILAGVVLGLFYGYLALEILKIF; encoded by the coding sequence ATGCATGAATTTGAAAAAAAAATTGTAAAAATACTTAATCAGCATAAATCAAAAACTTTAGATTTATTAAGCTCTATTATTAGCAACGTACCATTGCTAATAACAGTTTGGGTAGTTATTGGAATTTTTTTGATAATTCGCGACTCATTCATAGGTCTTTTTGTCTGTTTTGGTTTGGCTATAGTTTTCATAATACATTTTATAATCAGCGAAGGCATTTTTAAATGGGGAGTAAAAAAGTTTTTATTTGAAAGAGTACGTCCATATAAAGCCTATCCTGAAGAAATACGAGCCATTGGAAAAAAATTCATGGATGCATCATTCCCATCTTCCCATATGGCCAGTCTTGTTGGAGGATTGATGGTGCTCACTTATTTTTACAAATCAACTTTTCCTTTTGCAGTAATTTCAGTTTTAGTTATGGGATGGTCGCGCATTCGTAATGGCATGCATTATCCAAGTGATATTTTAGCAGGGGTAGTTTTGGGATTATTTTACGGTTATCTAGCATTAGAAATTTTAAAAATATTTTAA
- a CDS encoding YvcK family protein, whose product MARKKIVTIGGGTGSFTLLNGLKKYPVDISAVVSMVDDGGSTGVLRDELGVLPPGDVRQCLVALSESSKELRNLMNYRFEKGALKGHSFGNLFISALEKIDGKFSKGIETASKILNVKGEVVPVTDQDVNLFIQLKNGKTLKGENEINHSFEIEKKGIKKIYLTPKAKANKKAIQKILKADMIVIGPGNYYCSIVPNLLVKGISEAIIKSKAKVVFNCNLVNKKGQTENFSLEDYITSLNKFIGKERIDYATFNSKKPRENLVKKYASQRQLLIKLKTNCDAEEKKKIICADLLSAEKPKYSKADYLAKKRSFIRHDSEKLAKILMNILNKKR is encoded by the coding sequence ATGGCAAGGAAAAAGATCGTTACAATCGGAGGAGGAACTGGCAGCTTCACTCTTTTAAACGGTTTGAAAAAATATCCAGTAGATATTTCTGCTGTAGTTTCCATGGTGGATGATGGAGGATCGACGGGGGTATTAAGAGATGAACTCGGAGTTTTGCCGCCAGGAGATGTCAGGCAGTGCTTAGTGGCGCTTTCAGAATCTTCCAAAGAACTTAGAAATTTAATGAATTATCGTTTCGAAAAAGGAGCACTTAAGGGGCACAGTTTTGGTAATCTTTTTATTTCTGCACTAGAAAAAATAGATGGCAAATTCTCGAAAGGAATAGAAACGGCTTCCAAAATATTAAATGTAAAAGGAGAGGTGGTTCCAGTGACAGATCAAGATGTTAATCTTTTTATTCAACTTAAAAATGGTAAGACATTAAAAGGCGAAAATGAAATAAATCATAGTTTTGAAATAGAAAAAAAGGGAATAAAAAAAATATATCTTACCCCCAAAGCCAAAGCCAACAAAAAAGCCATTCAAAAAATATTAAAAGCCGATATGATCGTTATTGGTCCAGGAAACTATTATTGCAGTATAGTACCTAATTTATTAGTAAAAGGTATTTCGGAAGCTATTATAAAATCAAAAGCCAAGGTTGTTTTTAACTGTAATTTAGTTAATAAAAAAGGTCAGACAGAAAACTTCAGTTTAGAAGATTATATTACTTCTCTAAATAAGTTTATAGGAAAAGAAAGAATTGATTATGCTACTTTTAATTCAAAAAAACCTAGAGAGAATTTAGTGAAAAAATATGCTAGTCAAAGGCAGCTTCTTATAAAATTAAAAACCAATTGTGATGCAGAAGAAAAAAAGAAAATAATCTGTGCCGATCTTTTAAGCGCTGAAAAACCGAAGTATTCTAAGGCTGATTATTTGGCAAAAAAAAGATCTTTCATACGTCATGATAGCGAAAAATTAGCTAAAATTTTAATGAATATTTTAAATAAAAAACGATGA
- a CDS encoding divalent metal cation transporter, with amino-acid sequence MQKNNLKNSIVQLEKKDNEKTLTLSEFRKELGIPLILAKKLIVWGEVEAVKALDGTLRITAPEVAIAKKFIGTPLNKARLFVKALGPGLITGASDDDPSGIGTYSSVGAAFGLSIIWMAAWLLPIMTAIQEACARIGVVTNKGLAGVLKTHYNRKIVLSAVILLIVANIANIGADLGAMAAAIGMFTNFNYYIIIALLAAGITLLEIFVQYHLYVRVLKLLTISVFAYVITGFLINPDWVLIFKNSLIPQFIFDQKYLFAMIAVFGTTITPYLFFWQASEEVEENKLLKNYRKSKKGIYSRISHMRTDVYTGMFLANIVFFFIVLTTAQVLFANGITNVNSAQDAALALAPLAGKHAALLFALGIIGTGLLAVPVLAGSGAYALTEILEWEEGLEMKFLQAKGFYFIIALSIIFGAFINFFGLNPIKALYYAAFLNGVIAVPLMYLIMKIGNDPKIMGDECHPAWVKFFGWFAVIAMTVAILAMIASQLI; translated from the coding sequence ATGCAAAAAAATAATTTAAAAAACAGTATTGTTCAGTTAGAGAAAAAAGATAATGAAAAAACCCTAACTCTTTCAGAATTTCGAAAAGAATTGGGCATACCTTTAATTTTGGCGAAGAAGCTTATTGTTTGGGGAGAGGTCGAAGCCGTGAAGGCACTTGATGGAACTTTGCGCATTACAGCCCCAGAAGTAGCTATTGCTAAAAAATTCATCGGAACACCATTGAATAAAGCCCGTCTTTTTGTGAAAGCTTTAGGTCCTGGACTTATAACCGGAGCTTCAGATGATGATCCATCAGGAATTGGCACATATTCATCAGTTGGTGCAGCCTTTGGTTTATCTATTATATGGATGGCTGCTTGGCTTTTACCTATAATGACTGCTATTCAAGAGGCATGTGCTCGCATAGGAGTAGTTACTAATAAAGGTCTGGCTGGAGTTCTAAAAACTCATTATAATCGGAAAATTGTGCTTAGTGCTGTAATTTTGCTCATAGTTGCGAATATCGCCAATATTGGTGCTGATCTTGGAGCTATGGCTGCGGCAATAGGAATGTTTACTAACTTTAATTACTATATAATAATTGCTTTGCTTGCGGCGGGTATAACTCTGCTAGAAATTTTTGTGCAATATCATCTTTATGTAAGAGTACTTAAGCTGCTTACCATTTCTGTATTTGCCTATGTAATTACAGGCTTTCTTATCAATCCTGACTGGGTTTTGATTTTTAAAAATTCTTTAATTCCACAATTTATTTTTGATCAAAAATATTTATTTGCAATGATAGCGGTTTTTGGCACAACAATCACTCCTTATTTGTTTTTTTGGCAGGCGTCAGAAGAGGTAGAAGAAAATAAATTGCTTAAAAATTATCGGAAAAGCAAAAAGGGAATATATAGCCGCATCTCCCACATGCGCACAGATGTTTATACAGGGATGTTCTTGGCTAATATAGTTTTTTTCTTTATAGTGCTGACAACCGCGCAAGTACTTTTTGCAAATGGCATAACAAATGTCAATTCAGCGCAAGACGCGGCTTTGGCATTAGCGCCACTGGCTGGAAAGCACGCAGCTTTGCTTTTTGCATTAGGAATTATAGGTACAGGTCTCTTGGCGGTTCCAGTTTTGGCTGGTAGCGGAGCTTATGCTCTTACTGAAATCCTTGAATGGGAAGAAGGATTAGAAATGAAGTTTTTGCAAGCAAAGGGTTTTTATTTTATTATTGCGCTATCCATTATTTTCGGTGCATTCATTAATTTTTTTGGCCTAAATCCAATCAAAGCGTTGTATTATGCGGCATTTCTTAATGGTGTCATAGCTGTTCCGCTCATGTATCTAATTATGAAAATTGGAAATGATCCAAAAATAATGGGTGATGAATGCCATCCTGCCTGGGTAAAATTTTTCGGATGGTTTGCGGTTATTGCAATGACTGTTGCTATTTTAGCAATGATTGCTTCACAACTTATATGA
- the glmS gene encoding glutamine--fructose-6-phosphate transaminase (isomerizing), which translates to MCGIVGYIGKKESVPILIEGLKRLEYRGYDSAGISVIDNDLKIKTIKSVGKVSNLEDKLNGNNISSTIGIAHTRWATHGKPCNMNSHPHFDCHENIFLVHNGIVENYQELKSDLIKKKHKFSSETDTEVIVHLIEEFNKKFDFKNSVLQVLKLLRGTYGLAVINKKEPDKIIVARLGSPLVIGVGDEEYIIASDVSAIVRHTDKVIFIEDGEVAVITKENCEVVNTKNEAISKEATKLDWSLEKAEKQGFDHFMLKEIFEQPNSILDATRGRVVEKEGMVKLGGLRDVKEELADIKRIIIVSCGTSYNAGLIGEYMLEEYAGIPVEVEYASEFRYRKSLLNKNTAVIAISQSGETADTLAAIREAENKGAITLGIVNTVGSTIARETVAGVYNHAGPEIGVASTKAFTSQLSILALLTVFLGRQRDMSFTMGKRITAEINKMPKLIEKVLRQSRDIKKIAKKYVGYKDFLYLGRKYNFPIALEGALKIKEISYIHAEGYASGEMKHGTIALIDKNFPVFFISPKDSVYEKNISGMQEIKARSGKIIAIATEGDKEIKKIADDVIYIPKTLEMLTPILSVVPLQFFAYYVGILKGLDVDKPRNLAKSVTVE; encoded by the coding sequence ATGTGCGGAATAGTTGGATATATAGGCAAAAAAGAATCTGTGCCAATTTTAATTGAAGGCTTGAAACGTCTTGAATACAGAGGATATGATAGCGCCGGTATTTCTGTTATTGATAATGATTTAAAAATAAAAACTATAAAATCTGTCGGTAAAGTATCTAATCTGGAAGACAAGCTTAATGGAAACAATATTTCAAGCACTATAGGCATTGCACACACGCGTTGGGCTACTCATGGTAAGCCTTGTAATATGAATTCCCATCCTCACTTTGATTGTCATGAAAATATCTTTTTGGTGCATAATGGAATTGTTGAAAATTATCAGGAACTCAAAAGTGATTTAATTAAGAAAAAACATAAATTTTCATCCGAAACAGACACGGAGGTAATTGTTCATTTGATTGAAGAATTTAACAAAAAATTTGATTTCAAAAATTCAGTATTGCAAGTACTAAAATTATTGAGAGGTACTTATGGTTTAGCAGTAATAAATAAAAAAGAGCCAGATAAAATAATTGTAGCTCGATTAGGTAGCCCATTAGTTATCGGCGTAGGAGATGAAGAATATATTATTGCTTCAGATGTTTCTGCTATAGTCAGGCATACTGATAAAGTTATTTTCATAGAAGATGGTGAAGTTGCTGTTATCACTAAAGAAAATTGTGAAGTTGTAAATACAAAAAATGAAGCCATATCAAAAGAAGCTACTAAACTCGATTGGTCCCTGGAAAAAGCTGAAAAACAGGGATTTGACCATTTTATGCTGAAAGAAATTTTTGAGCAGCCAAATTCTATTCTTGATGCCACGAGAGGAAGAGTGGTTGAAAAAGAAGGAATGGTAAAATTAGGAGGCCTCAGGGATGTCAAAGAGGAATTAGCCGACATAAAGAGGATAATAATTGTCAGTTGCGGCACGTCATACAATGCCGGCCTTATTGGAGAATATATGTTGGAAGAATATGCCGGAATTCCGGTTGAAGTTGAATACGCTAGCGAATTTCGTTATCGCAAGTCGCTCCTGAATAAAAATACAGCTGTCATTGCCATTTCTCAATCGGGCGAGACAGCCGATACCTTGGCAGCTATCCGTGAAGCGGAAAACAAAGGCGCTATAACCTTGGGCATAGTCAATACTGTCGGATCTACCATAGCCCGTGAAACTGTGGCTGGAGTCTATAATCATGCTGGACCTGAAATCGGAGTAGCTTCAACTAAAGCTTTTACTTCACAACTTTCTATTCTAGCATTGTTAACTGTATTTCTAGGACGGCAAAGGGATATGTCATTCACTATGGGTAAAAGAATTACGGCTGAAATTAATAAGATGCCAAAGCTTATTGAAAAAGTATTAAGGCAATCTAGGGATATTAAAAAAATTGCCAAGAAATATGTAGGCTATAAAGATTTTTTATATCTTGGCAGAAAATATAATTTTCCGATTGCTTTAGAGGGTGCTTTAAAAATAAAAGAAATTTCCTATATCCATGCTGAAGGTTATGCTTCAGGAGAAATGAAACACGGAACCATTGCGCTTATTGATAAAAATTTTCCGGTATTTTTTATTTCTCCTAAAGACAGCGTATATGAAAAAAATATATCCGGCATGCAGGAAATAAAGGCGCGGAGTGGAAAAATAATTGCTATTGCTACAGAAGGAGATAAAGAAATCAAAAAAATAGCAGATGATGTTATTTATATTCCCAAAACACTGGAAATGCTGACGCCGATTCTTTCTGTTGTCCCTCTGCAATTTTTTGCTTATTATGTGGGAATCCTGAAGGGATTAGACGTTGATAAACCAAGAAACTTAGCAAAAAGTGTAACTGTAGAATGA
- a CDS encoding nucleotidyltransferase family protein produces the protein MQAVILAAGKGTRMQPLTYDIPKAMLLVKEKPILEYTINFLPEIVDEVIIVINHLGDQIQKYFGDEFNGRKIKYVVQEKLNGTGGAVHTCKDLLKGKFMVVMGDDLYYKEDLKDLLNYELAILAFEVEDSTRFGVLKTDESGHLIEIIEKPQLKEKALISTNAFVLNEKFFDYDLVPISETEFGLPQTLAKMAQDYPVKILQALQWLPVGYPEDIKKAEEVIDKFI, from the coding sequence ATGCAAGCAGTGATTTTAGCCGCTGGAAAGGGAACACGGATGCAACCATTAACGTATGATATTCCCAAGGCGATGCTTTTAGTTAAGGAAAAACCAATTTTGGAGTATACTATAAATTTTTTGCCAGAAATTGTTGACGAAGTTATTATTGTTATTAATCATCTTGGTGACCAGATTCAGAAATATTTCGGAGATGAGTTCAATGGACGAAAAATCAAATATGTTGTGCAGGAAAAATTAAACGGCACCGGCGGGGCAGTGCATACCTGCAAAGATTTATTAAAAGGCAAGTTTATGGTGGTTATGGGAGACGATCTTTATTATAAAGAAGATCTAAAGGATCTTCTGAATTATGAATTGGCAATTTTAGCTTTCGAAGTTGAAGATTCAACGAGATTTGGTGTTTTAAAAACTGATGAAAGTGGTCATCTGATTGAAATAATAGAAAAGCCTCAATTAAAAGAAAAAGCTTTAATTAGTACAAACGCCTTTGTATTAAATGAGAAATTTTTTGATTATGACCTGGTTCCCATTAGTGAAACTGAATTTGGTCTTCCTCAAACTTTGGCCAAAATGGCGCAAGATTATCCAGTAAAGATTTTGCAGGCTTTGCAATGGTTGCCAGTTGGTTATCCCGAAGACATAAAGAAAGCCGAAGAAGTTATAGATAAATTTATTTAG